In the genome of Bacteroidota bacterium, one region contains:
- a CDS encoding c-type cytochrome encodes MTRTLTLLVLLIGFVFLAAFTNNPGVKSKNIKIKTVSQLGEKLFFDTILSKNYSISCSSCHKPNFAFSDNVALSFGVDSIKTKRNTPTVMNVEEMSSFFWDGRASSLEQQALMPIEHPDEMGLPITEAIKRLNDNPEYSRLFKKIFKSKASKENIGISLAEFQKSLGTANSPFDRWMNGNEGAMNESAIRGREIFNTKGKCFDCHFGPDFTGNEFKNIGLFNGLEFNDVGRFEISKDSSDLGKFKVPGLRNIAVTAPYMHNGMFTTLRESIEFYNQPDKFVKNRINEDSLMLSPLNLSEQEITDIEEFLKALTDSRFSYN; translated from the coding sequence TTGACACGGACTTTAACATTGCTGGTACTGTTGATAGGATTTGTGTTTTTAGCAGCATTTACTAATAATCCTGGTGTTAAAAGCAAGAATATAAAGATCAAAACAGTTTCTCAGCTAGGTGAAAAATTATTTTTCGACACAATTCTTTCAAAGAATTATTCAATTAGTTGCTCCTCATGCCACAAACCCAATTTTGCTTTCTCAGATAATGTAGCTTTAAGCTTTGGTGTTGATTCAATTAAAACAAAAAGAAACACGCCTACTGTTATGAATGTGGAAGAGATGTCGAGTTTTTTCTGGGATGGAAGAGCATCTTCCCTAGAACAGCAGGCTTTAATGCCTATTGAACATCCTGATGAAATGGGTTTGCCAATTACTGAAGCTATAAAAAGATTAAATGATAACCCTGAATATTCCAGGCTATTTAAGAAAATTTTTAAAAGCAAAGCAAGTAAGGAGAATATAGGAATTAGCCTTGCTGAATTTCAAAAATCACTTGGAACAGCAAACTCTCCCTTTGACAGATGGATGAATGGAAATGAAGGAGCAATGAATGAATCTGCAATCAGGGGAAGGGAAATCTTTAATACTAAGGGCAAATGTTTCGATTGTCACTTTGGACCAGATTTCACTGGAAATGAATTTAAGAATATAGGTCTTTTTAACGGATTAGAATTTAATGATGTTGGTCGTTTTGAAATATCAAAAGACAGTAGCGATTTAGGTAAATTTAAAGTTCCGGGTTTGAGAAACATTGCTGTTACAGCTCCCTATATGCATAACGGCATGTTTACAACATTAAGAGAAAGTATTGAATTTTATAACCAGCCTGATAAGTTTGTCAAAAACAGGATTAATGAAGATAGTTTAATGCTAAGTCCTTTAAACCTTAGCGAGCAAGAAATAACGGATATTGAAGAATTTTTGAAAGCCTTGACCGACAGTCGTTTTTCTTATAATTAA
- a CDS encoding DUF1987 domain-containing protein → MEPLIIPGTEICPDVRLDVLNNIFEIKGKSIPPDGKTFYEPILDWLKIYSYNPNQTTNFRFNLEFFNITSSKMLLFILYKLSDIHASGFNVNITWCYGDDDMFEVGEDYAYMINIPFDFIANPEKTDSAA, encoded by the coding sequence ATGGAACCATTAATAATCCCGGGCACAGAAATATGTCCGGATGTTAGGCTTGATGTTTTAAATAATATTTTTGAAATTAAAGGTAAATCAATACCTCCTGATGGAAAAACCTTTTACGAGCCTATTTTGGATTGGTTGAAAATATATTCCTATAATCCAAACCAAACAACCAATTTTAGATTTAATTTAGAATTTTTCAATATTACATCTTCTAAAATGCTATTGTTTATTCTCTATAAACTCAGCGATATTCACGCTTCTGGCTTTAATGTTAATATTACCTGGTGTTATGGTGATGATGATATGTTTGAGGTTGGTGAGGATTATGCATACATGATCAATATCCCCTTTGATTTTATTGCAAATCCTGAAAAAACAGATTCTGCAGCCTAA
- a CDS encoding TonB-dependent receptor translates to MKKIYPLFIAFIPMLIFAQQADIKGKIMDEKDKLSVPGANILLISVSDTTVFKGTITDSDGRFEFKGENYGKYILRASFIGYDFKETYVEANKSFVDIGTLVIKQSSILLKSIQVEETQVRVEQNGDTTQYNADAFKTNPDANAEDLVTKMPGITLEGGKIKAQGEDVKQVFVDGKPFFGDDPNMALKNMPAEVISQIQVFDRMSDQAKFTGIDDGNTSKAINIITKSGKNNGQFGRIYGGYGTDDRYNAGLSMNLFDGARRITLLGLSNNINQQNFSDEDILGATGGSKGGGGRWRRSPEMEGLMVNQQGGVAKTNAFGINYSDTWGKKISISGSYFYNKSLNDQVSQLNRTFFSDRESGLTYNESSNSTSTNINHRLNLRIEYKIDSSNTVVITPRLSFQSNQKNSFMNGDFLLDGVSPQSRTLNDIFTNGSGYNISNGVLYQYKFKKERRSFSTNFEIESRINDSERNQYSLNEYYFLNESTIIDQQSDQYTNGVNTSANLAFTEPLKEKSAIQFNFTPSITKSNSNKTTMNADTANDEYSLMDTLLSSNFDNSYFSNKVGSNYVFNTKKVNFNMGVNYQYAELTGNQLFPEQQIIQRNFNNVLPELMFKYNYTEAKNFRIRYRTNTSAPSVNQLQNVVNNSNPLVLSTGNPDLDQSYSHTLFTRYGTGDVKKGKSLFIFAFASYTQDFITNQTLIPSEETILADGTILNRGMQFTQPVNMDGNWNTRTHVSYGLPITKLKSNLNLSAGATFNRVPAMINDDVNYANNSGINGGFTLGSNISEKIDFNISYNASYSIVNNTLQKQSDNNYLIQNPSAKINWIIGKGLVLNTNFTYLKYTGLTESFNQEFLLWNASIGYKMLKDKSVEIKLSVFDILGQNTSISRSITETYVEDSRTNVLRRYLMLTATYNLKRFKTSPERVK, encoded by the coding sequence ATGAAAAAAATATATCCATTGTTTATTGCTTTTATTCCAATGCTTATTTTTGCCCAACAGGCTGATATTAAAGGAAAAATAATGGATGAAAAGGATAAACTTTCAGTGCCAGGGGCAAACATTTTGTTAATTTCAGTTTCTGACACAACCGTGTTTAAGGGAACCATTACAGATAGTGATGGTCGCTTTGAATTTAAAGGGGAAAATTATGGTAAGTATATACTTAGAGCATCTTTTATTGGATATGATTTCAAAGAAACTTATGTAGAGGCTAATAAATCATTTGTTGATATTGGTACTTTGGTAATAAAACAATCTTCTATATTACTCAAAAGTATTCAAGTGGAAGAAACGCAGGTAAGGGTTGAACAAAATGGAGATACTACCCAATACAATGCAGATGCCTTTAAAACTAATCCGGATGCAAATGCTGAGGATCTGGTAACTAAAATGCCAGGCATTACCCTGGAAGGGGGAAAGATTAAAGCGCAGGGAGAAGATGTGAAACAGGTTTTTGTGGATGGTAAGCCTTTTTTTGGTGATGATCCAAATATGGCTCTTAAAAATATGCCTGCTGAAGTAATTTCCCAGATTCAGGTATTCGACAGAATGAGCGATCAGGCTAAATTCACTGGTATTGATGATGGAAACACCAGTAAGGCAATTAATATTATAACCAAAAGCGGCAAAAACAACGGACAATTCGGGAGGATTTACGGGGGTTACGGTACAGATGACAGATACAATGCTGGTTTATCAATGAATTTATTCGATGGTGCCAGGAGAATAACTTTATTAGGCCTAAGCAACAACATCAATCAACAAAATTTTTCTGATGAAGATATTTTGGGTGCAACTGGTGGCAGTAAAGGTGGCGGTGGTAGATGGAGAAGAAGCCCTGAAATGGAGGGCCTTATGGTAAACCAACAAGGTGGTGTAGCAAAAACAAACGCCTTCGGAATAAATTATTCTGACACCTGGGGAAAGAAAATAAGTATTTCGGGAAGTTATTTTTACAACAAAAGCCTTAATGATCAGGTTTCTCAACTCAACAGAACCTTTTTTTCTGACAGAGAAAGTGGACTTACCTACAATGAGAGCAGTAATTCAACCAGTACAAATATCAACCACAGATTAAACCTTAGAATTGAATATAAAATTGATTCTTCAAATACTGTAGTAATCACTCCCAGGCTGAGTTTTCAATCCAATCAAAAAAACTCTTTTATGAATGGTGATTTTTTACTAGATGGTGTTTCGCCTCAAAGTAGAACGTTAAATGATATATTCACTAATGGATCAGGTTATAATATTTCAAATGGAGTTCTTTATCAGTATAAATTCAAGAAGGAAAGAAGGTCTTTTTCAACTAATTTTGAAATAGAAAGCAGGATAAATGACTCCGAACGAAATCAATATTCATTGAATGAATATTATTTTTTGAATGAGAGCACAATCATCGACCAACAATCAGATCAGTATACAAATGGAGTTAATACCTCTGCAAATCTTGCTTTCACAGAACCTCTGAAGGAAAAAAGTGCTATTCAATTTAATTTCACTCCTTCTATTACCAAAAGTAACAGCAATAAAACAACAATGAATGCTGATACAGCAAATGATGAGTATTCCCTAATGGATACTTTGCTTTCCAGCAATTTTGACAATAGTTATTTCTCAAACAAGGTTGGTTCAAACTATGTTTTTAATACCAAAAAAGTCAATTTTAATATGGGCGTTAATTATCAGTATGCTGAATTGACCGGTAATCAATTATTTCCTGAACAGCAAATTATTCAAAGGAATTTCAACAATGTTCTTCCCGAGTTAATGTTTAAATATAATTATACTGAAGCAAAGAATTTTCGCATTCGATATCGTACCAATACATCTGCACCAAGTGTTAATCAACTGCAAAATGTTGTAAATAACAGTAATCCATTGGTTCTTAGCACAGGAAACCCTGATTTGGACCAAAGCTACAGCCATACTCTTTTTACCCGCTATGGTACCGGAGATGTAAAAAAAGGCAAAAGCTTGTTTATTTTCGCTTTTGCTAGTTATACTCAGGATTTTATAACAAATCAAACGCTTATCCCCTCAGAGGAAACAATACTTGCTGATGGAACAATTCTTAACCGCGGAATGCAATTTACACAACCTGTTAATATGGATGGAAATTGGAATACAAGAACTCACGTTTCCTATGGATTACCAATAACAAAACTTAAATCAAACCTTAATTTATCAGCTGGGGCTACTTTCAATAGAGTACCCGCAATGATAAACGATGATGTAAACTATGCAAACAACTCGGGTATAAATGGTGGATTTACTCTGGGAAGCAACATAAGTGAAAAAATAGACTTTAACATTTCCTATAATGCAAGCTATAGCATTGTTAATAACACATTGCAAAAACAGAGTGACAACAATTACTTAATTCAAAATCCATCCGCAAAAATTAATTGGATTATTGGCAAAGGCCTTGTTTTGAACACAAATTTCACCTATCTAAAATACACTGGCCTAACAGAAAGCTTTAACCAGGAATTTTTGCTTTGGAATGCTTCAATTGGATATAAAATGCTAAAAGACAAATCAGTTGAGATAAAATTAAGCGTATTTGATATTCTGGGGCAAAATACAAGTATTAGCAGAAGCATAACAGAAACCTATGTTGAGGATTCAAGAACAAACGTTTTAAGAAGATATTTGATGTTAACTGCAACATATAATTTAAAGAGATTTAAAACTAGTCCGGAAAGGGTTAAATGA
- a CDS encoding glycerol-3-phosphate dehydrogenase/oxidase: MNLLSSLNRSSLLEELSSNEYDLLIIGGGITGAGIALDAASRGIKTALIDKQDFAAGTSSRSTKLIHGGLRYLKQFEINLVREVGRERAIVYSNAPHLVVPEKMLLPIIKNGNYTKLAASIGLFVYDFLIRVKKEDRRKILSKEQTLEIEPLLRKDILKGAGLYVEYRTDDARLAIEIIKTAAKYGTHAGNYLEAKKFIYDNKKIIGIECEDLISHRILIIRAKQIVNATGPWVDEIRKQDLFIKGKYLHLTKGVHLVVPSEKLPVKQSVYFDAQDGRMLFAIPRGNITYFGTTDTDFIGKLEDPVITKTDVNYLIDSVNFMFKDCKLTIEDIISSWAGLRPLIHEKDKSPSELSRKDEIFISPAGLISIAGGKLTGYRKMAQRIVDIVVENLNQLSGFTKVKCKTEQIVISGGEFQKPSQVNDYIQEVFQKIKNKGLGKNKAVSLVRTYGKQTDLILNKFFEFNDSDQEIALARAELWFTVNNEAVLHLHDFFVRRTGKLYFEVSTISKLLPMLLLDLKNYLNLTNEQAKAESDAMHAIVNEVTNFK; this comes from the coding sequence ATGAATTTGCTTTCTTCCCTTAATAGATCCTCACTTTTAGAAGAATTATCATCCAATGAATATGACTTATTGATAATAGGAGGGGGAATTACTGGGGCAGGCATTGCATTAGATGCTGCATCAAGAGGAATAAAAACAGCGCTTATAGATAAACAAGATTTTGCAGCTGGAACAAGTTCGCGTTCCACTAAGTTAATACATGGTGGGCTAAGGTATTTAAAACAGTTTGAAATTAACCTGGTAAGGGAGGTAGGCAGGGAGAGGGCCATTGTTTATTCCAATGCTCCTCATTTAGTTGTGCCTGAAAAAATGCTTCTTCCTATTATTAAAAATGGAAATTATACCAAGCTGGCAGCATCAATCGGGTTATTTGTTTATGATTTTTTAATACGGGTGAAAAAAGAGGATCGGAGAAAAATACTTTCTAAAGAACAAACCCTGGAAATAGAACCCCTGCTAAGAAAGGATATTCTAAAAGGCGCTGGTTTATACGTTGAATACAGAACGGATGATGCACGACTTGCAATTGAAATTATTAAAACAGCTGCTAAATACGGAACACATGCTGGCAATTATTTGGAGGCTAAAAAATTTATTTACGATAATAAAAAAATAATAGGCATTGAATGTGAAGATTTAATATCCCACCGTATATTAATTATAAGGGCAAAACAAATTGTAAATGCTACAGGTCCATGGGTAGATGAAATCAGAAAACAGGATCTTTTTATAAAAGGAAAGTATTTACATCTCACAAAAGGAGTACATTTAGTTGTTCCGAGTGAAAAACTACCTGTTAAACAATCTGTTTATTTCGATGCTCAGGATGGAAGAATGTTGTTTGCAATTCCACGTGGAAACATTACTTATTTTGGTACAACGGATACTGACTTTATAGGAAAACTGGAGGATCCTGTTATAACCAAAACGGATGTAAATTACCTTATTGACTCAGTTAATTTTATGTTCAAGGATTGTAAGCTTACCATTGAAGATATAATTTCAAGTTGGGCAGGTTTAAGGCCATTAATACATGAAAAGGATAAATCACCCTCTGAACTATCACGCAAAGATGAAATTTTTATTTCTCCGGCAGGATTAATTTCAATTGCCGGAGGTAAGCTTACCGGATACAGGAAAATGGCGCAAAGGATAGTGGATATTGTAGTTGAAAACCTAAATCAATTATCCGGATTTACGAAAGTTAAATGTAAAACAGAACAAATTGTAATTAGTGGTGGGGAATTTCAAAAACCCAGTCAAGTAAATGACTATATTCAGGAAGTTTTCCAAAAGATAAAAAACAAGGGTTTAGGGAAAAATAAAGCTGTAAGCCTGGTTCGCACTTATGGCAAACAAACAGATTTGATTTTAAATAAATTTTTTGAATTTAATGATTCAGATCAGGAAATAGCGCTCGCTAGGGCAGAATTATGGTTTACCGTAAACAATGAAGCTGTTCTGCATTTACATGATTTTTTTGTAAGGCGAACAGGTAAACTCTATTTTGAAGTATCAACAATTTCTAAGCTTTTGCCTATGCTTTTATTGGATTTGAAAAACTACCTGAACCTAACAAATGAACAAGCTAAAGCTGAAAGCGATGCAATGCATGCAATTGTTAACGAAGTTACAAATTTTAAATAA
- a CDS encoding glycerophosphodiester phosphodiesterase: MREDLKRIMVIAHRGSSAIAPENTISAFKQAVIEGSDIIELDVHQSKDGVVLCIHDEELSRTTTGKGKVINFTFEELKLFDAGVKFSQKFKGETIPSLEQVLEEIKLPILIEIKNATGYYPEIEQNIINLLKKHNSINRCIIQSFENSILFKIRELNDQVELHKLVLGNLPIVPFHIDNKLKRGEITEYSNVKAINPNHKFLSKNLVDQIHKNGQKVFTWTVDDESDMIKVIGFGVDGIITNYPDRLLNLL, from the coding sequence ATGCGTGAGGATTTGAAAAGGATAATGGTTATTGCCCACAGAGGTTCCTCTGCAATTGCCCCGGAAAACACAATTTCTGCTTTTAAACAAGCAGTTATTGAAGGTTCCGATATTATTGAACTAGATGTGCATCAATCCAAGGACGGTGTGGTCCTTTGCATTCATGATGAAGAACTCTCAAGAACAACTACCGGTAAAGGCAAAGTAATTAATTTCACTTTCGAAGAACTAAAACTATTTGATGCGGGTGTAAAATTCAGCCAAAAATTTAAGGGAGAAACAATTCCTTCACTGGAACAGGTTCTGGAAGAAATAAAATTACCAATTTTAATAGAAATTAAAAATGCAACAGGTTATTATCCTGAAATTGAACAAAATATTATCAATTTGCTTAAAAAACACAATTCAATTAATAGATGTATTATTCAATCCTTTGAAAACAGTATACTATTTAAAATAAGAGAGTTGAATGATCAAGTTGAACTTCATAAGTTGGTGTTGGGGAATCTACCTATTGTACCCTTTCATATTGACAATAAACTTAAAAGGGGTGAAATAACGGAATATTCCAATGTAAAGGCAATTAATCCTAATCATAAATTTCTTTCAAAAAACCTTGTAGATCAAATTCATAAAAATGGCCAAAAAGTATTTACCTGGACTGTTGATGATGAGTCAGATATGATTAAGGTAATTGGATTTGGTGTTGACGGAATAATTACCAATTACCCTGATCGTCTTTTAAATTTACTTTAG
- a CDS encoding response regulator transcription factor — MKALIIDDERLARQELKSLLSDYSEIEIIGEANNADEAIEQIKEKQPDLIFLDIQMPEKNGFQMLEQLDAVPYVIFVTAYDEYALKAFEVNALDYLLKPIQTKRLDEALKKVMQIESKTKVHVYPEHSIIQGLLGENDQVFVKDGEKCWFVKLSEIRLFESEGNYVRVYFNSNRPLILKSLNSLEERLDSKAFFRASRKHIINLKWISKIESWFNGGLMVTLEGGEQVEISRRQSAKFREMMSL; from the coding sequence ATGAAAGCACTGATAATTGATGATGAACGTCTTGCCCGGCAAGAGTTAAAATCACTTCTTTCTGATTATTCTGAGATAGAGATTATTGGTGAGGCGAACAATGCCGATGAAGCCATTGAACAAATTAAAGAAAAACAACCCGATCTTATTTTTCTTGACATACAAATGCCAGAAAAAAACGGTTTTCAAATGCTTGAACAATTAGATGCTGTTCCTTATGTGATTTTTGTGACAGCTTATGATGAATATGCCTTAAAAGCATTTGAAGTAAATGCACTGGATTATTTATTAAAGCCCATTCAAACAAAAAGACTTGATGAGGCGTTAAAAAAAGTAATGCAAATTGAATCCAAAACCAAGGTACATGTTTATCCTGAACATTCAATAATTCAGGGATTGCTGGGAGAAAACGACCAGGTTTTTGTCAAGGACGGAGAGAAATGTTGGTTTGTGAAACTATCAGAAATACGTTTGTTTGAATCTGAAGGAAATTATGTTAGGGTTTATTTTAATTCCAACAGGCCATTGATATTAAAATCACTTAACAGTCTCGAAGAAAGATTGGACAGTAAAGCTTTTTTCAGGGCCAGTCGAAAACATATTATTAATTTAAAATGGATAAGTAAGATTGAAAGCTGGTTTAATGGTGGGCTTATGGTAACCCTTGAGGGTGGTGAACAAGTTGAAATATCAAGAAGGCAATCGGCTAAATTCAGAGAAATGATGAGTCTTTAA
- a CDS encoding DUF493 family protein encodes MNTNQNFSDSLNKLEWPSIYPFKFIVPIAQLDEVLIHFQLQETTIRLSKNGNYASVSATPFLLNPEKVFEVYNQVSQIKGLISL; translated from the coding sequence ATGAATACAAATCAAAATTTCAGTGATAGTTTAAACAAATTAGAATGGCCGTCTATATATCCATTCAAATTTATAGTTCCTATTGCCCAGTTGGATGAGGTTTTGATCCATTTTCAACTGCAGGAAACCACAATTCGTTTATCTAAAAACGGAAATTATGCAAGTGTTAGCGCAACTCCTTTTTTGTTAAATCCCGAAAAAGTTTTTGAAGTATACAATCAGGTAAGCCAAATTAAAGGACTGATTTCGTTGTAA
- a CDS encoding histidine kinase, producing the protein MNKQKIYWICQVSGWFLFVLLNSFFIQLEQELSSQIITGLVVSFFIGISTSHVYRNFIIRSGWLKYGFIKLIPRFIISSLILSLVYYLLYFSIISFLYEPTLSVPKLAGLFADILNIAFVYFVWSLIYFLFNFIENYKKEEIKNLKWEASTKEIELNRLKSQLNPHFMFNAMNSIRALVDENPQKAKNAITQLSNILRNTLQMGRKRLISFDEELSLVRDYLGLEFTRYEERLNVEYKLDPLSIQFKVPPLMIQTIVENAIKHGIAKLIKGGKIEIQTAVKGDFLFITVINDGKLKEEINQEKGFGIKNTIERLSLLYGNNATFNIRGLNENKVITEIKIPKYYESTDN; encoded by the coding sequence ATGAACAAACAAAAAATCTACTGGATCTGCCAGGTTTCAGGATGGTTTCTGTTTGTTCTATTAAACAGTTTTTTTATTCAACTCGAACAAGAGCTAAGTTCCCAGATTATTACTGGACTTGTTGTTTCTTTTTTTATTGGAATAAGCACTTCTCATGTATACAGGAACTTTATTATTCGTTCCGGGTGGTTAAAATATGGCTTTATAAAGCTTATTCCGCGCTTTATTATTTCCTCGCTTATTCTATCGCTTGTTTATTACCTGCTTTACTTTTCTATTATCTCATTTTTATATGAACCTACGCTCTCTGTTCCTAAATTAGCAGGTCTTTTTGCAGATATTCTCAACATTGCTTTCGTTTATTTTGTTTGGTCATTGATTTACTTTCTCTTTAATTTTATTGAAAATTATAAGAAGGAAGAAATTAAAAATCTAAAATGGGAGGCCAGTACAAAAGAAATTGAACTTAACAGGTTAAAATCCCAGTTAAATCCTCATTTTATGTTTAATGCAATGAACAGCATAAGAGCTTTGGTGGATGAAAATCCTCAAAAGGCAAAAAATGCTATCACCCAACTTTCAAATATTTTGCGCAACACACTTCAAATGGGCAGGAAAAGACTAATTTCTTTTGATGAAGAATTAAGCCTGGTAAGAGATTATCTTGGGCTGGAATTTACCCGGTATGAAGAGCGGCTAAATGTGGAATATAAATTGGATCCTTTGTCTATACAATTTAAAGTACCCCCATTAATGATTCAAACAATTGTTGAAAATGCCATTAAACATGGTATAGCAAAGCTCATAAAAGGAGGGAAGATTGAAATTCAAACAGCCGTTAAAGGAGATTTTTTATTCATCACTGTAATAAATGATGGAAAATTAAAGGAAGAAATTAATCAGGAAAAAGGTTTTGGAATAAAAAATACGATTGAAAGATTAAGTTTGTTATACGGAAATAATGCTACTTTTAATATCAGAGGTTTAAATGAAAATAAAGTAATTACAGAAATTAAAATACCAAAGTATTATGAAAGCACTGATAATTGA
- a CDS encoding DedA family protein — protein sequence MEFFYEYGLWGLFFASFFAATLLPFGSEGVLAIMIATGFDLYTCLWVATAGNWLGGMSCYFLGFIGKWEWIEKVLKIKPEKIKSIKVKLDKYGSLMGLFTWLPIIGDPLAVGLGLMRSNLALVSIFMFVGKFLRYIVLAYATDLAV from the coding sequence ATGGAATTTTTTTATGAATACGGCCTCTGGGGTCTTTTTTTTGCAAGCTTTTTTGCCGCTACCTTGCTTCCCTTTGGTTCCGAAGGAGTATTAGCAATTATGATTGCCACTGGTTTTGATCTGTATACCTGTTTATGGGTTGCAACGGCAGGAAACTGGCTTGGAGGCATGAGTTGTTATTTTCTGGGTTTTATTGGAAAATGGGAATGGATTGAAAAAGTATTGAAAATAAAACCTGAAAAAATAAAAAGCATTAAAGTAAAACTGGATAAATATGGTAGTCTAATGGGTTTGTTTACCTGGCTTCCAATAATTGGCGATCCTTTAGCTGTGGGTTTAGGGCTAATGCGAAGTAACCTTGCTTTAGTTTCAATTTTTATGTTCGTAGGTAAGTTCCTGCGGTATATTGTTTTAGCCTACGCAACGGATTTAGCAGTTTAA